The following proteins come from a genomic window of Alicyclobacillus dauci:
- a CDS encoding 2,4'-dihydroxyacetophenone dioxygenase family protein, which yields MAKQMVGHSYVSIEKQLDLVRDQYAREEGYISNAESTSPWVPWGENVWIRHLTFDVRNNSAANVLWVASGGVLGKHRHRGPVSGYVVEGSWRYMEYDWVANVGDFIRESPGRAHTLVSQKGMKTVFWLNGPLEFLDENDQITEIIDVFWFINHYTSYCKEHGITVNEELFLVY from the coding sequence ATGGCAAAACAGATGGTTGGGCATTCCTACGTATCCATTGAAAAGCAGTTAGATCTCGTGCGTGACCAATATGCACGCGAAGAAGGATACATCAGTAACGCAGAGTCGACTTCACCTTGGGTGCCCTGGGGTGAGAACGTTTGGATTCGCCACTTGACGTTCGATGTCCGAAACAATTCTGCAGCGAATGTTCTCTGGGTAGCTTCAGGTGGGGTACTTGGAAAACATCGTCATCGAGGGCCAGTATCAGGGTACGTTGTGGAGGGTAGTTGGCGATATATGGAGTATGATTGGGTGGCGAATGTTGGCGATTTTATTAGAGAAAGTCCAGGCCGAGCTCACACTTTGGTTTCACAAAAAGGAATGAAAACTGTCTTCTGGTTGAATGGACCCTTGGAGTTTCTGGATGAAAATGACCAGATCACAGAAATCATAGATGTATTTTGGTTCATAAATCACTATACAAGTTACTGCAAAGAACATGGCATCACAGTCAATGAAGAGCTGTTCCTAGTATATTGA
- a CDS encoding IS110 family RNA-guided transposase, protein MYFVGIDIAKRHHEACIIDSTGQSQGKTLRFPNTQAGGQKLIQWMQNVDHDLSSTEVALEATGHYWLALHSFLRKHGIRVRVINPIQSDAFRNMYIRQTKNDTKDAFIIAEVLRFGRYTTTELGSDEIVALRQLSRFRFSLVDSISDLKRQVISVLDMLFPEYERLFSDLFGKTSSELLMEYTTPEEILAVDTEELAAFIAKHSRNRLGMDKAEELKSAAASSFGIDTALDAYRLQLRLLLQQIRFTEEQLDSLNAQIEKRLEAMNTNLVTIPGIGPVLAAAILGEIGDISRFPSGVKLVAFAGIDPTVRHSGEFTGTRNRMSKRGSPYLRRAIWLAASVAKIHNPILRDFYEQKRAQGKHHLAATGAVARKMTASSLF, encoded by the coding sequence GTGTATTTTGTTGGAATTGACATTGCTAAACGCCATCACGAAGCCTGTATTATCGATTCAACTGGGCAGAGTCAAGGCAAGACTTTGCGTTTCCCAAACACTCAGGCTGGAGGCCAGAAACTAATCCAATGGATGCAGAATGTCGATCACGATTTGTCATCCACAGAGGTAGCACTGGAGGCCACTGGCCACTACTGGTTGGCCTTACACTCGTTTCTCCGTAAACATGGCATACGGGTGCGCGTAATAAATCCCATTCAGTCGGATGCGTTTCGCAACATGTACATTCGACAGACCAAGAATGACACGAAAGATGCGTTTATCATCGCTGAGGTGCTGCGCTTTGGTCGCTACACCACTACAGAACTCGGCAGTGACGAAATTGTTGCCTTGCGGCAATTGAGCCGATTCCGATTCAGCCTGGTAGATTCTATCTCAGACCTAAAGCGGCAGGTAATTAGCGTCCTAGATATGCTGTTTCCCGAATATGAGCGGCTCTTCTCTGACCTATTTGGTAAGACGTCCTCCGAATTGTTGATGGAATACACAACGCCGGAAGAAATCCTTGCCGTAGATACAGAAGAACTGGCGGCCTTCATCGCCAAACACAGTCGGAACCGTCTGGGAATGGACAAAGCGGAGGAACTCAAGTCTGCCGCTGCCTCGTCGTTTGGCATTGACACAGCGCTCGATGCGTATCGACTGCAATTGCGCCTACTTCTCCAACAGATTCGCTTTACAGAGGAGCAATTGGATTCGCTTAACGCCCAGATCGAAAAACGTCTCGAAGCCATGAACACCAACCTTGTGACGATTCCAGGCATAGGTCCTGTCTTGGCTGCTGCCATCCTCGGTGAAATTGGAGATATATCCAGATTTCCAAGCGGCGTAAAGCTCGTTGCGTTCGCTGGGATTGACCCCACGGTACGTCATTCAGGCGAATTTACCGGAACGCGTAATCGAATGTCCAAACGTGGCTCACCCTACTTGCGACGGGCAATTTGGCTTGCCGCAAGTGTCGCGAAAATACACAACCCAATTCTAAGGGACTTTTACGAACAGAAGCGGGCTCAAGGGAAACACCATCTGGCTGCAACCGGCGCCGTGGCGCGTAAAATGACGGCCTCCTCGCTGTTTTAG
- a CDS encoding SDR family NAD(P)-dependent oxidoreductase gives MDVTVSMTLLRDKVCVITGGAGSIGLETCRLFLEQGAKVMLIDLYEKLPENIVKDLDMTRVMYRKANVSCGEEIRDCFSDVVSRFGKVDVIFSNAGNSGAVAPVHDLPEQEFDAIYAVHVKGAFLTCKYGIPVMNNGGSIIITSSVAAFRGDAGIAAYITAKHAQIGLMRTIAKEVAARNIRVNTIHPGPVSNEFQATIEDNLTKIIGTNATHFFNNLIPLARHASPREIANSVLYLASDLSSFTTGTTLVVDGGMSS, from the coding sequence ATGGATGTGACAGTCTCCATGACTCTCTTACGTGACAAAGTCTGCGTGATCACCGGGGGAGCAGGGAGTATTGGCTTGGAGACCTGCCGATTATTTTTGGAGCAAGGTGCCAAGGTGATGCTTATCGACCTGTACGAAAAGTTACCTGAGAACATTGTGAAAGACCTGGATATGACCCGCGTAATGTACCGGAAGGCGAATGTGAGTTGCGGAGAGGAAATCCGCGACTGCTTTTCCGATGTCGTATCGCGCTTTGGAAAGGTAGACGTGATTTTCAGCAATGCTGGAAATTCCGGTGCTGTGGCCCCAGTCCACGATCTTCCCGAACAGGAGTTTGATGCAATCTATGCTGTTCATGTCAAAGGTGCCTTCTTAACTTGCAAGTATGGAATTCCGGTGATGAACAATGGCGGTAGCATAATCATCACGTCGAGTGTCGCAGCCTTTCGTGGAGACGCTGGCATAGCAGCCTATATTACCGCTAAACATGCACAAATCGGACTAATGCGCACCATTGCGAAGGAGGTTGCCGCGAGGAATATACGGGTCAACACGATTCACCCCGGGCCAGTGAGTAATGAGTTTCAGGCTACCATTGAAGACAATCTAACCAAGATCATAGGCACAAATGCCACGCATTTTTTTAATAATTTGATTCCATTGGCGCGGCACGCAAGCCCACGCGAGATTGCCAACTCAGTTCTCTATCTGGCCTCTGATCTGAGCAGTTTTACCACTGGCACTACCCTGGTAGTCGACGGCGGAATGAGCAGTTAA
- a CDS encoding MFS transporter codes for MGNEKSNRRYLTGLIVLLFLTWGFVFLDRMTVLYLGPFIAPALKLNPAQIGLLASALAVTWAVSSFVLGNVSDRVGRRPVLLPAVFLFSILSWVSGFVRTFGQLFAVRALMGSVEGPTWSTIMATISFESPEKHRGRNTGFAQSASGLVGLAAAPVLATQVASHFGWRIAFFVAGIPGIILGIILIRYMREPGRAKAAAAVSQQNVEEKKVRISEVLRHRNVWLSCLSAIGFMTWLWVLSSFAPLYLTQVVHERATTSGFVLGAGGIGSFLWGFGVPWVSDRMGRKAALLLFGLMSAFVPIGCMFLGHSPYLVALVILLTWCGNGCAALVLILVPTESVSPTVAATAIGLPTMVGELFGGTAAPSIAGFVANHSGLGAAMWIAAGGAVLMAICALPMIETSPRFTGVGAPVARAELDLS; via the coding sequence ATGGGAAATGAAAAAAGTAATCGGCGCTATCTGACTGGGCTTATCGTATTGCTGTTTCTTACCTGGGGATTTGTATTCCTAGACCGGATGACGGTTCTGTACCTAGGACCATTCATCGCACCGGCATTGAAGTTAAATCCCGCGCAAATTGGTCTATTGGCATCTGCACTCGCAGTGACGTGGGCAGTGTCTTCCTTTGTTCTGGGGAATGTTTCCGACCGTGTGGGAAGAAGGCCGGTCTTGTTGCCTGCTGTGTTTCTGTTCTCAATTTTATCGTGGGTTTCCGGTTTCGTACGAACTTTCGGCCAATTATTTGCTGTTCGCGCGTTAATGGGGAGCGTGGAGGGGCCAACTTGGTCTACTATCATGGCAACCATCAGCTTTGAATCGCCAGAGAAGCATCGGGGACGAAATACTGGGTTTGCCCAAAGTGCAAGTGGACTGGTAGGGCTTGCCGCTGCACCTGTCCTCGCAACCCAAGTTGCATCTCACTTCGGCTGGCGGATAGCGTTTTTTGTGGCGGGAATTCCGGGTATCATCCTCGGAATCATTCTCATCAGATACATGCGAGAACCTGGTCGTGCGAAGGCTGCCGCTGCAGTTTCTCAGCAGAATGTTGAGGAGAAAAAGGTGCGCATTTCAGAAGTCTTAAGGCACCGTAATGTGTGGTTGTCGTGCTTGTCGGCGATTGGTTTTATGACCTGGTTATGGGTGCTTAGTTCTTTTGCCCCTTTGTATTTAACACAAGTCGTTCATGAACGTGCCACAACGTCCGGATTTGTTCTCGGTGCAGGAGGCATTGGATCCTTCCTGTGGGGTTTTGGTGTTCCTTGGGTTTCCGACCGCATGGGACGTAAAGCGGCCCTGTTGCTGTTTGGACTTATGAGCGCATTTGTTCCGATCGGTTGTATGTTTCTTGGCCACAGCCCCTACCTCGTTGCCCTCGTCATTCTCCTTACTTGGTGTGGCAATGGATGTGCAGCACTCGTGTTAATCCTTGTTCCAACGGAAAGCGTATCACCGACTGTGGCGGCAACCGCGATCGGGTTACCTACTATGGTTGGAGAATTGTTTGGGGGTACTGCCGCACCGTCAATTGCTGGATTCGTTGCAAACCATTCCGGACTTGGGGCGGCAATGTGGATCGCCGCAGGCGGGGCCGTCCTGATGGCAATTTGTGCATTGCCAATGATTGAGACATCTCCGCGGTTTACTGGCGTAGGAGCCCCAGTTGCTCGAGCCGAATTGGATTTGAGTTAA
- a CDS encoding glycosyltransferase: protein MIKHWLTIGMSSFSTPGFQDTSRLMTSAFEGQVAYVEPPKPFSSWRRLNGRLTRWESDHSANWNVFTPPLPIPRKVDPLSMAYKRQTSNLANALSELWGDNWRSSTVCYITNWTPFQQRLIERLDPTYLVFDCVDDILSFPYDWDRDAVVSAWRKLASSSVKVLAVSPKLRHDMETLLDVPIDHSPNGVDATGFMKPSGIPPADVREEGRIKVGFAGTLNHWIDFDSMIQLATEYPDITLYLMGRQGNFRDEAHKQAFHRLTSLDNVKYLGAIPYPDLPSYLHAMDVLLLPRTPGPASVASSPLKLYEYLAVGKPIVTYGVPIPPDMESFVYSARDQSALVEPFRDAVAEATGRSQSLHERRQSYALANTWSHRMKRVLEGIE from the coding sequence ATGATAAAGCATTGGCTAACCATCGGTATGTCGTCCTTTTCTACACCCGGGTTTCAAGACACGTCACGCCTTATGACCAGCGCCTTCGAAGGCCAAGTTGCGTATGTCGAGCCTCCAAAGCCTTTCTCCAGCTGGCGAAGATTAAATGGGCGATTGACAAGGTGGGAATCAGATCACAGCGCGAACTGGAATGTATTTACACCTCCGCTGCCCATCCCCCGCAAGGTTGATCCACTTTCCATGGCTTACAAACGGCAAACTTCTAACCTAGCGAATGCACTGTCGGAATTGTGGGGCGATAATTGGCGATCCAGCACTGTCTGTTACATCACGAACTGGACACCGTTTCAGCAGCGACTGATTGAACGTTTGGACCCAACATACCTAGTTTTCGACTGTGTCGATGATATTCTATCGTTTCCGTACGACTGGGATCGAGATGCGGTTGTATCAGCATGGAGAAAACTTGCCAGTAGTTCGGTAAAAGTACTAGCTGTGTCTCCTAAACTTCGTCACGATATGGAGACGCTTCTGGATGTTCCAATCGACCACAGTCCTAATGGTGTCGATGCGACGGGTTTTATGAAACCGAGCGGGATCCCACCTGCCGACGTACGAGAAGAAGGCAGAATCAAAGTGGGATTTGCCGGTACATTGAACCACTGGATCGACTTCGACTCGATGATTCAACTTGCGACAGAATATCCCGACATCACCCTATACCTGATGGGTCGTCAAGGAAACTTTCGCGACGAGGCGCATAAGCAGGCGTTTCACCGGTTAACTTCGCTCGACAATGTCAAATATTTGGGGGCGATTCCGTACCCTGACCTGCCTTCCTATCTGCATGCAATGGACGTGCTCCTGTTACCAAGGACACCAGGTCCAGCCAGTGTTGCATCAAGTCCACTCAAACTGTATGAATATCTGGCAGTGGGCAAACCCATTGTCACATACGGTGTTCCTATCCCGCCCGACATGGAGTCGTTCGTCTACTCGGCACGAGACCAATCCGCGTTGGTTGAACCATTCCGGGATGCCGTCGCTGAGGCCACCGGACGGTCACAGAGCCTGCACGAACGGCGACAATCGTATGCGCTCGCAAACACGTGGAGCCATCGGATGAAAAGAGTACTCGAAGGGATAGAATGA
- a CDS encoding class II aldolase/adducin family protein, whose protein sequence is MNHRVKLAETVRLFQALELFDMNGHVSLRTEDGFLTHGRQTARATVTVSDVIKVDWDGVLQEGNQEPPNEVYLHSEIYRARPDVNAIAHFHGHWTNILSLAGIPIRPVSSVTCGLGTEFPVYHDPDSISTVERGRAVAACLGESKIVILRAHGAIVTGQSLEEVLVASKYLEINSQRQVFARLLNPVAMLSTDEVERIGKSLWIPKNIEKSWVYYYEKAKRDGTLYGVFEEAPETVR, encoded by the coding sequence ATGAATCATAGAGTGAAATTGGCGGAGACGGTGAGGCTGTTTCAGGCTCTGGAGTTATTTGATATGAATGGCCACGTCAGCCTTCGGACCGAGGACGGTTTTCTCACCCATGGGCGACAAACTGCTCGGGCAACGGTAACGGTCAGTGACGTCATTAAGGTCGATTGGGACGGCGTCTTGCAAGAAGGAAATCAAGAGCCTCCCAATGAGGTCTATCTACACTCGGAAATCTATCGCGCTCGACCTGATGTAAACGCGATTGCCCATTTTCACGGGCATTGGACGAACATCTTAAGCTTGGCGGGGATCCCCATACGTCCAGTCAGTTCCGTTACTTGCGGCTTAGGCACGGAGTTTCCTGTGTATCACGATCCCGATTCCATCAGCACCGTGGAACGAGGCCGAGCAGTTGCAGCATGTTTAGGGGAGAGTAAAATCGTCATCTTACGTGCGCATGGTGCCATTGTGACAGGACAGTCACTCGAGGAAGTTCTCGTCGCATCCAAATATCTGGAGATAAACTCGCAGCGGCAGGTGTTTGCTCGCCTGTTGAATCCGGTTGCTATGCTCAGTACAGATGAAGTTGAGCGGATCGGAAAGTCCCTATGGATTCCAAAGAACATCGAGAAATCCTGGGTTTATTACTACGAGAAGGCCAAACGGGACGGAACATTGTACGGGGTATTTGAGGAGGCGCCGGAGACTGTTAGGTAA
- a CDS encoding MFS transporter, with amino-acid sequence MAVQTDKLPMTYLSDESPGQARWRLGILSAGHGVTHMQGAVLPLIYPILMNSMGFGYVELGAMLTFTRLVNGFLQGIWGAVAKYISGRNLIVMENIGVAIGIGVCGLAHNFVELTGLVTFGQIAASPHHPIGSAMLSKWFSSKKRGSAQAIHFATANVATVICPLVATFLITAIGWRDTLYILTIPGLLIGLLILLSLPAEMLVTKSKNQLSFTAGFFEPLKSRHVRRLIATASITAGGKGIGIMQTFLPLFFLNHLHYSKSTTGILFTLFTVTSVIGPMVSGKLSDRFHRARFLSFLLYGACAMSLVMVIFSSAVSNVWVLTPFLMIMGLFVYGYSPVEQTIMSDITSHELQASAYSLFFGMTFAASALWPLILSIIVSHLGFTAFFTVVGLSYLAGALIYWHGNWDVNANVTGVPGS; translated from the coding sequence ATGGCGGTTCAAACTGATAAACTGCCAATGACTTATCTCTCGGACGAAAGCCCGGGTCAAGCCCGATGGCGCTTGGGTATTCTGAGTGCGGGACACGGCGTCACGCATATGCAGGGTGCCGTATTACCTTTAATTTATCCGATTCTTATGAACAGTATGGGATTCGGCTATGTTGAACTTGGCGCGATGTTGACGTTCACTCGGCTCGTCAACGGATTTTTACAAGGCATCTGGGGTGCTGTTGCCAAGTACATTTCCGGCCGAAATCTCATTGTTATGGAGAACATCGGGGTTGCAATAGGAATCGGCGTGTGCGGCCTGGCTCATAATTTTGTGGAGTTGACAGGCCTCGTCACGTTTGGGCAGATTGCCGCCAGTCCACATCATCCGATTGGAAGTGCCATGTTAAGCAAGTGGTTTAGCAGCAAAAAGCGTGGATCGGCACAAGCCATCCATTTTGCCACGGCAAATGTGGCAACGGTCATTTGTCCGTTGGTGGCAACTTTTCTCATCACGGCCATCGGTTGGCGCGACACTCTGTATATCCTGACGATTCCTGGCTTGCTTATCGGTCTATTGATTCTCTTGTCCCTGCCGGCAGAAATGCTGGTGACGAAATCAAAAAATCAGCTGAGTTTTACTGCGGGATTTTTTGAACCGTTAAAAAGTCGGCACGTCCGAAGGTTAATTGCCACCGCCTCGATTACCGCCGGGGGAAAAGGTATTGGAATCATGCAAACGTTTTTGCCTTTGTTTTTCCTGAACCACCTCCACTACAGCAAGTCGACCACCGGCATCTTGTTTACATTGTTCACGGTGACCAGTGTCATTGGTCCAATGGTGAGTGGGAAATTGTCGGATCGATTTCATCGCGCGAGATTCCTCAGTTTTCTTCTATATGGCGCGTGCGCGATGTCACTCGTCATGGTGATCTTTTCATCCGCAGTCAGCAACGTGTGGGTATTGACACCCTTTTTGATGATCATGGGTCTCTTCGTCTATGGCTACAGTCCTGTGGAGCAGACCATTATGTCTGATATCACTTCGCATGAGTTACAAGCAAGCGCGTATAGTCTGTTTTTCGGCATGACCTTTGCAGCATCAGCCCTGTGGCCACTTATCCTATCGATCATCGTGAGCCATCTCGGGTTTACTGCGTTTTTTACCGTAGTTGGACTGTCGTATCTTGCGGGGGCACTCATCTACTGGCACGGGAACTGGGATGTAAATGCGAATGTCACAGGGGTACCGGGCAGCTAA
- a CDS encoding HoxN/HupN/NixA family nickel/cobalt transporter, with protein sequence MPRLRGNDVKTNQNITQRPGWIGYGAVVVILHVVGICFLAAAVPNHPTLLGLALLAYTFGLRHAFDADHIAAIDNTVRKLRQQKRSSMGVGFYFSLGHSTVVCVMSVVTAFAVQWAQRHIPELQAVGGMVGTLVSSSFLILIGLVNCLILINLYRMLGGMKEEWFNEEQLERLLQSRGLINRLIGPLFKFVNRSFHIYPIGFLFGLGFDTASEVALLAISAGAAKNSLPATGILSLPILFAAGMSLMDTADGIFMTTAYNWAFATPIRKIYYNLTVTGLSVVSALLIGVVEALQVLTPHFGLDQGLFAWLDNLNLGNVGFVIVCLFALSWGVSFGIWKFFRIEQRWSSSE encoded by the coding sequence ATGCCTAGATTGCGAGGGAACGACGTGAAAACAAACCAGAATATAACGCAGAGACCTGGCTGGATAGGGTATGGCGCTGTGGTGGTCATTCTCCACGTGGTGGGTATCTGTTTTTTAGCTGCGGCCGTTCCAAATCATCCTACGTTGCTAGGACTCGCCCTGCTCGCTTACACGTTTGGTCTTCGTCACGCTTTTGATGCGGATCACATCGCCGCCATCGACAATACTGTTCGCAAATTGAGGCAACAAAAACGGAGTTCGATGGGTGTTGGTTTTTATTTTTCGCTTGGTCACTCAACCGTTGTCTGTGTCATGTCAGTGGTTACGGCTTTTGCAGTTCAGTGGGCGCAAAGGCACATTCCGGAGCTGCAAGCCGTTGGTGGAATGGTTGGGACACTGGTGTCGTCCAGTTTCCTAATTTTAATTGGCCTAGTGAATTGTCTCATCCTGATTAACCTCTACCGGATGTTAGGAGGGATGAAAGAGGAATGGTTTAATGAGGAACAGTTGGAGAGACTTCTGCAATCGCGAGGTCTTATTAACCGGTTGATCGGTCCGCTATTCAAGTTTGTGAATCGGAGTTTTCATATCTATCCAATTGGCTTTCTGTTTGGTTTAGGGTTTGACACTGCAAGTGAAGTTGCATTACTTGCCATCTCAGCCGGTGCCGCCAAGAATTCACTTCCCGCTACCGGCATTTTGTCGTTGCCCATTCTGTTTGCGGCGGGAATGAGTTTGATGGATACGGCGGACGGCATCTTTATGACGACTGCGTATAACTGGGCATTTGCCACACCTATCCGGAAGATTTATTACAACCTTACCGTTACAGGGTTATCGGTCGTTTCGGCACTCTTGATTGGGGTTGTCGAGGCGCTTCAAGTCCTAACACCACACTTCGGATTGGACCAGGGACTGTTTGCGTGGTTAGACAACTTAAACTTAGGAAATGTTGGATTTGTCATAGTGTGTCTATTTGCTCTGTCTTGGGGTGTATCTTTCGGGATATGGAAGTTCTTTCGAATTGAACAAAGATGGTCCTCGTCTGAATAA
- a CDS encoding zinc-dependent alcohol dehydrogenase: MRKVLAAVATASYETRVQEFAVPSISPNSGLLKVEMVGVCGTDVANYRHISDPRILGHHVVGYIEQIGADAATKWGVKEGDRVAMEEYLPCGQCERCREGLYRACQFTDSRRGGMRYGNTSIGIEPSLWGGFSQYMYLHPSAVVHKMPEHVPAPEAVFTLPLANGFEWMCLEANVGVGKTVVIQGPGQQGMACVLAAKAAGAEKVIVVGRQTSIRRLELSQQLGADAIVNTTTENVVDRIAELTDGNMADVVVDVTSGGSEPITQAFQIVKNRGLVILAAYKYAKVPEWDSDLVLAKSLTVKGLRGHSYRSVKMAINCIASGTFPISILQSHSFGLNQVDVALRTAGGEGEPNPLLVAVEPWA; this comes from the coding sequence ATGCGAAAAGTCCTCGCCGCTGTGGCAACAGCCAGCTATGAGACGCGTGTTCAGGAGTTTGCAGTTCCTTCCATCTCACCGAATTCGGGCCTGTTAAAGGTAGAGATGGTGGGCGTATGCGGCACGGATGTAGCCAATTACAGACATATATCGGACCCCCGAATTCTTGGCCACCACGTTGTTGGTTACATTGAACAGATAGGCGCCGACGCGGCCACAAAGTGGGGAGTGAAAGAGGGAGACAGAGTCGCGATGGAAGAGTACCTTCCATGTGGTCAATGCGAACGTTGCCGGGAAGGACTCTATCGGGCCTGTCAGTTTACGGATTCACGGCGCGGCGGAATGCGTTACGGGAACACGTCTATCGGGATCGAGCCGAGTTTGTGGGGGGGCTTCAGTCAGTACATGTACCTCCATCCAAGTGCCGTCGTCCACAAAATGCCGGAACACGTGCCTGCTCCGGAAGCTGTGTTCACATTGCCGCTTGCAAACGGTTTTGAATGGATGTGCCTTGAGGCGAATGTCGGCGTGGGCAAGACGGTCGTCATCCAGGGACCTGGACAGCAAGGGATGGCTTGCGTTTTGGCCGCCAAAGCGGCCGGTGCAGAGAAGGTCATCGTCGTCGGTAGGCAAACCAGTATCCGTCGGTTGGAACTGAGTCAGCAGTTGGGTGCGGACGCTATCGTGAACACGACCACTGAAAATGTCGTGGATCGAATTGCGGAACTCACGGATGGAAACATGGCTGATGTCGTCGTGGACGTTACATCCGGCGGATCGGAACCGATTACACAGGCGTTTCAGATTGTGAAGAACCGAGGCTTGGTGATTCTAGCAGCTTACAAGTATGCAAAAGTTCCTGAATGGGATTCGGATTTGGTGTTGGCAAAGTCGCTGACGGTAAAAGGGTTGCGCGGCCACAGTTACCGATCAGTCAAAATGGCTATCAATTGTATTGCATCAGGAACGTTTCCCATTTCGATCCTGCAGTCACACAGCTTCGGCTTGAACCAAGTCGATGTCGCTTTGCGTACGGCTGGGGGCGAGGGAGAGCCAAATCCGCTGTTAGTGGCTGTGGAACCATGGGCGTGA
- a CDS encoding Rossmann-fold NAD(P)-binding domain-containing protein: MSEGQPVNDAWIPQVGNKTVAIFGYREDGKEHAEALRRQGINVIFGIRDDRDEWSIAIGDGQDVRSPEEAAAVADIVQVW, encoded by the coding sequence GTGAGTGAGGGACAGCCAGTGAATGATGCCTGGATTCCACAAGTAGGCAACAAGACAGTGGCCATTTTTGGCTATCGAGAAGATGGTAAGGAGCATGCGGAAGCGCTCCGAAGGCAAGGAATCAATGTGATTTTCGGCATTCGTGATGACAGGGACGAATGGAGTATAGCGATTGGGGACGGCCAGGATGTTCGTTCGCCGGAAGAGGCTGCCGCCGTTGCCGACATCGTGCAGGTTTGGTGA
- a CDS encoding cupin domain-containing protein yields the protein MAWGEAKAWNQGDQSLAFYQDTLTDAAEKPIRDSQRKKIIKPWEMPWELAPQGILKHMINDQMNARMETVDAYMQIIPPGSHSGKHRHLAEECLYVLEGHGYDLHQDCDVEITDTYHWTPQDEVKRFEWKTGDVIYIPPNTIHQHFNADPNRPVRLISAINRIYKYSGLNDLEQLEDAPEYTPGQTLNAEIVAEMLKVKANME from the coding sequence ATGGCTTGGGGAGAGGCAAAAGCGTGGAATCAAGGTGACCAGAGTTTAGCGTTTTATCAGGATACACTGACGGATGCGGCGGAAAAGCCGATTCGCGACAGTCAACGCAAGAAAATTATCAAGCCTTGGGAAATGCCCTGGGAATTGGCCCCGCAAGGCATTTTGAAACACATGATCAACGACCAAATGAACGCTCGTATGGAAACGGTCGATGCGTATATGCAAATTATCCCCCCAGGCAGTCACTCAGGGAAGCATCGTCATCTTGCGGAAGAATGTTTGTATGTACTCGAAGGTCATGGATACGATTTGCACCAAGACTGCGACGTGGAGATCACGGATACGTATCACTGGACACCGCAGGACGAGGTGAAGCGTTTTGAATGGAAAACGGGCGACGTCATTTACATTCCGCCAAACACGATTCATCAACACTTCAACGCCGACCCGAATCGACCTGTGCGTCTCATTTCTGCCATTAATCGGATATACAAATATTCAGGGTTAAATGACTTGGAACAACTCGAAGATGCACCGGAGTACACACCGGGACAGACACTGAATGCCGAGATCGTAGCCGAAATGTTAAAGGTCAAGGCCAACATGGAATAA
- a CDS encoding cupin domain-containing protein, which produces MGTESHYHSKKDRVFVRGITGEYNLKTELERLRSLPRVRSGDRIDFLDGPQTFSKHYLEPVDGLGQTLHIHLEEYAPGGKSQKHGHVNEAAFYILDGRGYEIHDGERYDWEAGDVAIVHNNCVHQHNNADPEKPARALVIKTKPMYMFMNMLFQKTVIPRPTEPTEHGVGFVPRQDEDTQA; this is translated from the coding sequence ATGGGAACGGAATCGCACTACCACAGCAAAAAGGATCGCGTTTTTGTCCGCGGCATTACTGGCGAGTACAACTTGAAGACGGAGCTTGAGAGACTTCGATCCCTGCCGCGTGTACGCAGTGGAGACAGAATCGACTTCCTTGATGGTCCGCAGACATTCAGCAAACATTACCTCGAGCCTGTGGATGGCCTGGGCCAAACACTCCATATTCACCTGGAGGAGTATGCACCGGGCGGGAAGTCGCAAAAACACGGGCACGTCAACGAGGCCGCCTTCTACATCCTCGACGGCCGCGGCTATGAGATCCACGACGGTGAACGGTATGACTGGGAAGCGGGAGATGTTGCCATCGTTCACAACAACTGTGTTCACCAACACAATAACGCGGACCCGGAAAAACCGGCTCGAGCGCTTGTCATCAAGACGAAGCCGATGTACATGTTTATGAATATGTTGTTCCAAAAAACGGTCATTCCGAGACCCACTGAGCCTACTGAGCATGGTGTTGGCTTTGTTCCAAGGCAAGATGAAGACACACAAGCTTAA